From Flavobacteriales bacterium, one genomic window encodes:
- a CDS encoding (Fe-S)-binding protein, which translates to MSNALNVKTMADYMASGESPEVLFWVGCAGSFDDRAKKITKALVKILNGANVKFAVLGTEETCTGDPAKRAGNEFLFQMQAMQNIQVLNAYEVKKIVTACPHCFNTLKNEYPELGGNYEVMHHTQFVQSLINEGRLKIKGGGEFKGKKITFHDPCYLGRANDEYEAPRELIAKLDVELVEMKRCKQKGFCCGAGGAQMFKEAEHGNKEVNIERTEEALSLQPNVIATGCPFCNTMMTDGVKNFNKEKEIQVLDIAELIANAADL; encoded by the coding sequence ATGAGCAATGCTTTGAATGTAAAAACAATGGCCGATTACATGGCTTCGGGAGAATCTCCGGAAGTGTTGTTTTGGGTAGGATGTGCAGGAAGTTTCGACGACCGCGCTAAAAAAATCACCAAGGCTTTGGTGAAAATATTAAATGGCGCCAATGTAAAATTTGCTGTATTGGGCACCGAAGAAACCTGCACCGGCGATCCGGCCAAACGTGCCGGAAATGAATTTTTATTTCAGATGCAGGCCATGCAAAATATTCAGGTGCTAAATGCGTATGAAGTGAAAAAAATTGTGACGGCTTGTCCGCATTGTTTTAACACCCTCAAAAACGAATACCCCGAACTGGGCGGCAATTATGAAGTGATGCACCATACACAATTCGTGCAATCGCTTATTAATGAAGGTCGACTAAAAATTAAAGGCGGCGGTGAGTTTAAAGGAAAGAAAATTACTTTTCACGATCCCTGTTATCTCGGTCGCGCCAACGACGAATACGAAGCTCCGCGTGAACTCATTGCCAAACTCGATGTAGAGCTCGTAGAAATGAAGCGTTGCAAACAAAAAGGATTTTGTTGCGGTGCTGGCGGTGCGCAAATGTTTAAAGAAGCCGAACACGGAAATAAGGAAGTCAACATCGAACGCACCGAAGAAGCGTTATCGCTACAGCCAAATGTAATTGCAACGGGTTGTCCGTTTTGCAATACCATGATGACCGACGGTGTGAAGAATTTCAACAAGGAAAAAGAAATTCAGGTTTTAGATATTGCCGAATTAATTGCCAACGCAGCAGATTTATAA
- a CDS encoding MlaD family protein yields the protein MKLSKEVKVGAVVVAAIAFLIYGVNYLKGIDLFKHGRQYYVIYDDLAGLASASPVQYQGLKVGQVVETELIKDSKTGRLRMLVTFIIDNDMLDFPKNSRAKLISADLFGTRAIQILPGEGKEFAMDGDTLISEEDMSLASKVDAQIAPIKQKAENLMGSIDTMVSVVSRVLGDNSDDLEASIESFKLSLRNLKSITDKLNVMMDNESGKVSAILSKLESITGNIQKNNHSIDQTLDNVAVITDSLAKSDLAGTVRNLNKTVTDLNGILSQVNQGEGTLGKLVSSDSLYMALVSTNDQLNRLLENIKEHPNRYLHFSVIGRKEKGIKLDAQEEKKLKEILNK from the coding sequence TTGAAACTCAGTAAGGAAGTTAAAGTAGGTGCCGTAGTTGTAGCAGCTATTGCATTTCTCATCTATGGGGTGAACTACCTCAAGGGAATTGATTTGTTTAAACACGGACGACAGTACTATGTGATATACGACGACCTGGCCGGACTGGCATCTGCGAGTCCCGTGCAATACCAGGGATTAAAAGTGGGTCAGGTAGTAGAAACAGAACTCATCAAAGATTCCAAAACGGGCCGGCTTCGGATGTTGGTTACTTTCATCATCGATAACGACATGCTGGATTTCCCGAAGAATAGTCGCGCCAAACTCATTTCTGCCGATTTATTCGGAACCCGCGCCATTCAGATTTTACCCGGCGAAGGAAAAGAATTTGCCATGGACGGCGATACCCTAATTTCGGAAGAGGATATGTCGCTCGCTTCGAAAGTGGATGCGCAAATTGCTCCGATCAAACAAAAAGCAGAAAACCTGATGGGCTCCATCGATACCATGGTCTCGGTAGTATCCCGCGTACTGGGCGACAATTCCGACGATCTCGAAGCGAGTATCGAAAGTTTTAAATTATCGCTGCGCAACTTAAAATCCATCACCGATAAACTCAATGTGATGATGGATAATGAAAGCGGAAAAGTTTCTGCTATTCTTTCCAAACTCGAATCCATCACCGGAAATATTCAGAAGAACAATCACTCCATCGATCAAACCCTCGACAATGTGGCGGTGATTACGGATAGTCTCGCTAAATCGGATTTAGCCGGTACCGTGCGCAACCTGAACAAAACCGTAACCGACCTCAATGGCATTTTATCGCAAGTGAACCAGGGTGAAGGAACCTTGGGTAAACTCGTATCGAGCGATAGCTTGTACATGGCATTGGTGTCGACCAACGATCAGCTGAATCGTTTATTGGAAAATATTAAAGAACATCCGAACCGTTACCTGCATTTCTCTGTTATAGGAAGAAAAGAGAAGGGTATAAAACTGGATGCCCAGGAAGAAAAGAAACTGAAAGAAATTCTGAATAAGTAA
- a CDS encoding (Fe-S)-binding protein: MHITVENIAFILLLISATVLFTLKVRQIIAAIRIGHPLDRSDRKEERWKTMLLVAVGQKKMLSRPVPALLHLCVYVGFIIINIELLEILIDGATGTHRVLSFMGSLYNFLIASFEILATLVIIACAVFLIRRNVIKVARFHYREMTKFPKSDANLILISEILMMSAFLFMDASDSILQSRNVSHYHEAGMFPVSSLLVPMLSGLGDGALIMIERACWWFHIIGIFALLNYLPYSKHFHIVLAFPNVFFSNLNPKGKFNNLESVTNEVKLMFDPNANPYAAPAEGAGEPKRFGAKDVTDLTWKQLLDAYTCTECGRCSSSCPANQTGKLLSPRKIMMDTRDRLEEVAANGRKFGKEHNDGKSLLGDYISAEEVWACTSCNACVQECPVNIDPLSIIVDLRRYLVMEESKAPAELTGMFTNIENNGAPWQFSPADRLNWANEN, translated from the coding sequence ATGCATATTACAGTAGAAAACATCGCCTTTATTCTATTGCTGATTTCAGCTACGGTATTATTCACGTTGAAAGTCCGCCAGATCATTGCGGCCATTCGTATCGGTCACCCCCTCGATCGCAGCGATCGCAAAGAAGAGCGCTGGAAAACGATGTTGCTGGTGGCGGTAGGTCAGAAAAAAATGTTGAGCCGACCCGTACCTGCGCTTCTGCACTTATGTGTTTACGTCGGTTTCATCATCATCAACATTGAACTTTTAGAAATCCTGATCGACGGTGCTACCGGTACACATCGTGTATTGTCCTTCATGGGTTCGCTGTATAATTTTCTCATTGCCTCTTTCGAAATATTAGCCACCCTGGTGATCATTGCCTGTGCGGTATTCCTCATTCGCCGTAACGTGATTAAGGTTGCGCGTTTTCACTACCGTGAAATGACCAAATTCCCGAAGAGCGATGCCAACCTCATTCTGATTTCAGAAATTTTAATGATGAGTGCATTCCTCTTCATGGATGCCTCCGACAGTATTTTGCAAAGCAGGAATGTGAGTCACTACCACGAAGCCGGTATGTTTCCTGTTTCGTCGCTGCTGGTACCAATGTTAAGCGGACTCGGCGATGGGGCTTTAATCATGATTGAACGTGCCTGCTGGTGGTTCCACATCATTGGTATTTTTGCCTTGTTGAATTACTTGCCTTATTCCAAGCATTTCCACATTGTGCTGGCTTTCCCCAATGTATTTTTCTCCAACCTGAATCCGAAAGGTAAATTCAATAACCTCGAAAGCGTTACCAACGAAGTAAAGCTGATGTTCGACCCCAACGCTAATCCTTATGCCGCACCGGCTGAGGGAGCAGGGGAGCCGAAGCGTTTCGGAGCTAAAGACGTTACGGATCTCACCTGGAAACAATTGCTCGACGCCTATACCTGTACCGAGTGCGGACGCTGTTCTTCGTCCTGCCCGGCCAACCAGACCGGTAAATTGCTCTCTCCGCGAAAAATTATGATGGATACCCGCGACCGTTTGGAGGAAGTTGCAGCAAATGGCAGGAAATTTGGTAAGGAACATAACGACGGTAAATCGTTATTGGGAGATTACATCAGTGCAGAAGAAGTGTGGGCCTGTACCTCGTGCAATGCATGCGTGCAGGAATGTCCGGTGAACATCGATCCCCTTTCGATCATCGTTGATCTGCGGAGATACCTGGTTATGGAAGAATCCAAAGCCCCTGCTGAACTCACCGGTATGTTTACCAATATTGAGAACAACGGAGCACCATGGCAGTTTTCGCCTGCAGATCGATTGAACTGGGCAAATGAAAACTAA
- a CDS encoding phosphoheptose isomerase, with protein sequence MHNDSQLISLEENGKHLSPVLPSHIKNYLIDIDGTICDDIPNEEPWRMKDAALYPEALITLNKWYDEGHIITFFTSRTEEHREVTENWLQQNGFKYHALLMGKPRGGNYHWIDNHMVRATRYEGRFTDLIEKEVTIQVFEK encoded by the coding sequence ATGCATAACGACTCTCAACTGATTTCATTAGAGGAGAACGGGAAACATCTGAGTCCCGTTCTTCCTTCTCACATTAAAAATTACCTCATCGATATCGATGGAACCATTTGCGACGACATTCCCAATGAAGAACCATGGAGAATGAAAGACGCTGCTTTATATCCTGAAGCGCTGATTACGTTAAACAAATGGTACGATGAAGGTCACATCATCACCTTTTTCACTTCGCGCACCGAAGAACACCGCGAGGTAACCGAAAACTGGTTGCAACAGAACGGATTTAAATACCACGCTTTGCTGATGGGTAAACCACGTGGAGGAAATTATCACTGGATCGATAATCACATGGTGCGTGCTACACGTTACGAAGGAAGATTTACCGATTTAATCGAGAAAGAAGTTACCATTCAGGTTTTCGAAAAATAA